In Oryza glaberrima chromosome 8, OglaRS2, whole genome shotgun sequence, the following are encoded in one genomic region:
- the LOC127781428 gene encoding germin-like protein 8-9 produces MASPSFCLFAALLALVSWQAIASDPSPLQDFCVADKHSPVLVNGFACLDPKYVTADHFFKAAMLDTPRKTNKVGSNVTLINVMQIPGLNTLGISIARIDYAPLGQNPPHTHPRATEILTVLEGTLHVGFVTSNPNNTLFSKVLNKGDVFVFPVGLIHFQFNPNPHQPAVAIAALSSQNPGAITIANAVFGSKPPISDEVLAKAFQVEKGTIDWLQAQFWENNHY; encoded by the exons ATGGCTTCACCGTCCTTCTGCCTCTTCGCTGCTCTTCTTGCTTTGGTCTCATGGCAGGCCATCGCTTCTGACCCTAGCCCTCTGCAGGACTTCTGCGTTGCCGATAAGCACTCGCCTG TGCTTGTCAATGGATTTGCTTGCTTGGACCCAAAGTATGTGACCGCAGACCACTTCTTCAAGGCAGCCATGCTTGACACTCCTAGGAAGACAAACAAGGTTGGATCCAACGTCACACTGATCAACGTCATGCAGATCCCTGGACTCAACACGCTCGGCATCTCAATTGCACGCATTGACTATGCGCCTTTGGGTCAAAACCCACCGCACACGCACCCTCGTGCCACTGAGATCCTCACAGTGCTTGAGGGAACACTTCACGTCGGCTTCGTCACATCTAACCCAAACAACACACTATTCTCCAAGGTGCTTAACAAGGGTGATGTCTTTGTATTCCCCGTGGGGCTCATCCACTTTCAATTCAACCCTAACCCCCACCAGCCAGCAGTTGCAATTGCTGCTCTTAGCAGTCAAAACCCTGGTGCCATCACTATTGCAAATGCAGTTTTTGGATCGAAGCCACCAATCTCAGATGAAGTTTTGGCAAAGGCGTTCCAAGTTGAAAAGGGGACCATAGATTGGCTCCAGGCTCAATTCTGGGAGAACAACCACTACTAA
- the LOC127781390 gene encoding germin-like protein 8-7, translating into MASPSSFCLLAVLLALVSWQAIASDPSPLQDFCVADKHSPVLVNGFACLDPKYVNADHFFKAAMLDTPRKTNKVGSNVTLINVMQIPGLNTLGISIARIDYAPLGENPPHTHPRATEILTVLEGTLYVGFVTSNPNNTLFSKVLNKGDVFVFPEGLIHFQFNPNPHQPAVALAALSSQNPGAITIANAVFGSKPPISDDILAKAFQVEKGTIDWLQAQFWENNHY; encoded by the exons ATGGCTTCACCATCTTCCTTCTGCCTCCTCGCTGTTCTTCTTGCGTTGGTCTCGTGGCAGGCCATCGCTTCTGATCCTAGCCCTCTGCAGGACTTCTGCGTTGCCGATAAGCACTCACctg TGCTTGTTAATGGATTTGCTTGCCTGGACCCAAAGTACGTGAATGCAGACCACTTCTTCAAGGCAGCCATGCTCGACACTCCTAGAAAAACAAACAAGGTTGGATCAAATGTCACACTGATCAACGTCATGCAGATCCCTGGACTTAATACACTCGGCATCTCAATTGCACGCATCGACTACGCACCCTTGGGTGAGAACCCACCGCACACACACCCCCGTGCAACTGAGATCCTCACAGTCCTTGAGGGAACCCTCTATGTCGGCTTTGTCACATCTAATCCAAACAACACATTATTCTCCAAGGTGCTCAACAAGGGTGATGTGTTTGTTTTCCCTGAGGGGCTCATCCACTTCCAATTCAACCCTAACCCCCATCAGCCTGCGGTTGCACTTGCTGCACTTAGCAGCCAAAACCCTGGTGCTATTACCATTGCAAATGCAGTGTTCGGATCAAAGCCACCGATCTCAGATGATATTTTGGCAAAGGCATTCCAGGTTGAGAAGGGCACCATTGATTGGCTCCAGGCTCAGTTTTGGGAGAACAACCACTACTAA
- the LOC127782458 gene encoding germin-like protein 8-8 → MASPSFCLLAALLALASWQAIASDPSPLQDFCVADKHSPVLVNGFACLDPKYVTADHFFKAAMLDTPRKTNKVGSNVTLINVMQIPGLNTLGISIARIDYAPLGENPPHTHPRATEILTVLEGTLYVGFVTSNPNNTLFSKVLNKGDVFVFPEGLIHFQFNPNPHQPAVAIAALSSQNPGAITIANAVFGSKPPISDKVLAKAFQVEKGTIDWLQAQFWENNHY, encoded by the exons ATGGCTTCACCATCCTTCTGCCTACTGGCAGCTCTTCTTGCATTGGCCTCTTGGCAGGCCATCGCATCTGATCCTAGCCCTCTGCAGGATTTCTGTGTTGCCGACAAACACTCGCCTG TGCTTGTCAATGGATTTGCTTGCTTGGACCCAAAGTACGTGACTGCAGACCACTTCTTCAAGGCAGCCATGCTCGACACTCCTAGGAAGACAAACAAGGTTGGATCCAACGTCACGCTGATCAATGTCATGCAGATCCCTGGCCTCAATACGCTTGGCATCTCAATTGCACGCATCGACTACGCACCATTGGGTGAGAACCCACCGCACACGCACCCCCGTGCCACTGAGATTCTCACTGTCCTTGAGGGAACCCTCTATGTCGGCTTCGTCACGTCTAACCCAAACAACACACTATTCTCCAAGGTGCTCAACAAGGGTGATGTATTCGTATTCCCCGAGGGGCTCATCCACTTCCAATTCAACCCTAACCCCCATCAACCCGCGGTTGCAATTGCTGCACTAAGCAGCCAAAACCCCGGTGCCATCACCATTGCAAATGCAGTGTTCGGATCAAAGCCACCGATTTCAGACAAAGTTTTGGCAAAGGCGTTCCAAGTTGAGAAGGGCACCATCGATTGGCTCCAGGCTCAGTTCTGGGAGAACAACCACTATTAA